The following nucleotide sequence is from Pseudomonas sp. S09G 359.
CCCTCGTAGCCTGCCGCCAGGTAATCGATCTCATGGCGCACCACGGCCATGGCGCGGTCCAGGCGGCGATATTCAGTGAGATCCAGCCCCAAACGCTGGGAGTGGCGCCAGGCGCAGCGCTCCAGCCAGGACACATACACCGCGTTATTGGCGTGCCCCAACCCGTCGATGTCTTCAGGGGCGACCTGCAGATCGATGATAAACGGCGTTGCCAAATCCCAGCCCATGCGTTGCTCCCAGTCGATTAATGTCGGCGGGGCAGTGTATCAGGCAGTTTGCCGCTCCTGTAGACGGCGACCGGCCAACAACGCCAGCACAGCGTCGATCACCCGTGGGTCGGCCAGCACTTTCTGGTGCCCACCCTGCTCCAGGCGCAGCAGGCGGCTGTCGAACCAGGCGTCGTGAATGGCTTGCGAGGCTTTGACCGGCACAAAGGTATCGTCTTCGGCATGAACGATCAGCCCTGGGATATTCATTTGGTAGTGGGCCACGTCCAAATGCTTGAGCGGCATGCCGAAGGTGTGTTCCACCTCCTGGATAAACGCCGAGCGCGCCCGCGCCGGCAAACCGACCATGTGGGTAAAACCGCGCAGTACGTCAAGAAAGCGCGACGGCGCGGCGATGCTCACCAGCGCCTCGGTACGCAGCCCCAACTGCACCGCCAGCATCGCACTGGCGCCGCCCATCGAATGGCCGATTACCGCGTGCAACGGCGGCAGCTCGGCGGCCGCCTCCAGCATGGCACGGGCAAACAGCAGCACATGCGCTTCACGCCCCGGCGAACGGCCATGGGCGGGACCGTCGAGGGCAATCACTGAATAACCGTTTTCCACCAATGCCGTGATCAGGCTGGCGAACTGAGTGGGCCGCCCTTCCCAACCGTGCATGAGTAGTACCGCCGGCCCCTGGCCCCAGCGCAGGGCCGAGAGACCAAAGCGCAGGGTCATGCGCTGCGACTGCGCCAGCAGCGGCAATTCCCAGTCACGCGGCGGCAGGTCGCGCGGTGTCATGAAGGCACGCCGCATTTTGTTGGCCACCGCGTGCGGCGCCAGGTGGCCCAGCGTGCCGTTGATACGACGAATCCAGGTTAACGTGCGCATTTGTGCAAGCCCTCTTTCAGCGTACCGCCGACTTGGAAGCGCGCAATACACGATCCGACAATTCACCGGGCCCCAAGGCACGTGCCAATGCCAGGCCACCGATCATCAGCGCCATGTCTGCCAGCGCCTTGTCGGTGTCCTCGGGGCTGGCGGCGAGCTGGGCGGCCATCAGCTCTACGTGTTCGTTGAGCGCTTCGCGGAAGGCGTCCGGCAGGCGCGCCATCTCGCCCACGGTGGCCGGGATCGGGCAGGCCTGGGCGGTTGAGTCGCGGTGCTTGCGCGACAAGTAGAACGCCGCCACCAGGCCCCTGCGCTCTTCGCCGGTGAGTTGGGTGTCCATATCGTCGATGGACGCGCGACGCCGGGCCAGCAGCTGGGTGAAGGCCTCCAGCATCAGCGCGTCCTTGCTTTCAAAGTGCGCGTAGAACCCACCGACGGTCAGCCCCGCCGCGCCCATGACTTCACCCACGCTCGGCTCGGCCGGGCCACGCTGGATCAATGCGGCGCTGGCGGCTTGCAGAATACGTTCGCGGGTTTGCGCTTTTTTATCGCTCATCATTGCCTCCGTCTTTCATGGGTTGAATATTATTACCATAATAATATTTCGCAAGCGAGAAGCATGACCACTGGTCAGAACAGAAGAACGGGATCGGGGAGGGAATTGGCCAAACGCCAGACAAACAAAAGGGCCATTCAATAATTGAATGACCCTTAAAAATCCCGCAGAGCGGGTAATCGTGGCGTCCCCTAGGGGACTCGAACCCCTGTTACCGCCGTGAAAGGGCGGTGTCCTAGGCCACTAGACGAAGGGGACACAAACCTTCTATACACTGATCAGCGCTGAGAACTGATCGATTCAAGGACGGTGTGGCCAGACCTTGAACCTGTAAATTGGTGGAGCTAAACGGGATCGAACCGTTGACCTCTTGCATGCCATGCAAGCGCTCTCCCAGCTGAGCTATAGCCCCGGATTTTTCGCCTCGCGGCGCAGCAGACCTTGCGAGCTGCTTGTTGAAACTGGCGTCCCCTAGGGGACTCGAACCCCTGTTACCGCCGTGAAAGGGCGGTGTCCTAGGCCACTAGACGAAGGGGACAAAACCTTCTGTACAACCGATCAGAGCTGAGACCTGATCAATTCAAGGACGGTGTGGCCAGACCTTGAACCTGTAAATTGGTGGAGCTAAACGGGATCGAACCGTTGACCTCTTGCATGCCATGCAAGCGCTCTCCCAGCTGAGCTATAGCCCCTCATCGGTGAGGACGGGGCGAATCTTAATGGCGGTTTGGAAGTGTGTCAAATTTATTTTCAACATTTTCCAAAGTTTTTTGCCGGGATAACAATCACTTACCGGCGAAACCCCGGAAAACCGGGGTTTCGTCGCTGCAACAGCCTGCTTAGCCGATAGCGCCCAGCAGCTTTTCCCACTCTTTGTTTTCTTTCTTCGACACACCACCAAGCAAATCAAGGGCTTGGCGCAGACGGAAACGCGTCAGGTCCGGGCCGAGAATTTCCATCGCATCGAGCACCGACACCGAACTGGCCTGCCCGGTAATCGCAGCAAACATCAGCGGCATGGCATCGCGCAATTTCAGCTCAAGGGATTCAACCACCGCCTGGATCGTCGCGGTGATCGCATCCTTCTCCCACTGGCGCAGGCTTTCGAGCTTCCACAGGATCAACTGCATCAACTGGCGAACCTGGTCACCGGAGAGCTTCTTGGACTCAAACAGCTTGGCGTCCGGGTTCACGCCACCGGCGAAGAAGAAGCTGGCCAACGGTGCGACCTGGCTGAACGTCTCCACCCTGCCCTGCACCAGCGGCGCGATTTTCATCATGTACTCGGGGTTCAACGCCCACTGCTGTAAGCGCGTGGCGAACTCGTCCACCGGCAGGTCACGCAGCCACTGGCCGTTGAGCCACGAGAGTTTCTCGATATCGAAAATCGGCCCGCCCAGGGACACGCGGGACAGGTCGAAGTTGTCGACCATTTCCTGCAGCGAGAACTTCTCGCGCTCGTCCGGCATCGACCAGCCCATGCGGCCCAGGTAGTTGAGCATGGCTTCCGGCATGAAGCCCATGCGCTCGTAGAAGGTCACCGAGGTCGGGTTCTTGCGTTTGGACAGCTTGCTCTTGTCCGGGTTACGCAGCAGCGGCATGTAGCACAGCTGCGGCTGTTCCCAGCCGAAGTATTCGTACAGCAGGATCAGCTTGGGCGCCGACGGCAGCCATTCTTCGCCGCGCAGCACGTGAGTGATGC
It contains:
- a CDS encoding thioesterase family protein, coding for MGWDLATPFIIDLQVAPEDIDGLGHANNAVYVSWLERCAWRHSQRLGLDLTEYRRLDRAMAVVRHEIDYLAAGYEGDELQLATWIVDWDQRLKMTRRFQLVRPRDGATLLRAQTTFVCIEMSSGKPKRMPTEFLDGYGPALTGG
- a CDS encoding alpha/beta hydrolase, translated to MRTLTWIRRINGTLGHLAPHAVANKMRRAFMTPRDLPPRDWELPLLAQSQRMTLRFGLSALRWGQGPAVLLMHGWEGRPTQFASLITALVENGYSVIALDGPAHGRSPGREAHVLLFARAMLEAAAELPPLHAVIGHSMGGASAMLAVQLGLRTEALVSIAAPSRFLDVLRGFTHMVGLPARARSAFIQEVEHTFGMPLKHLDVAHYQMNIPGLIVHAEDDTFVPVKASQAIHDAWFDSRLLRLEQGGHQKVLADPRVIDAVLALLAGRRLQERQTA
- a CDS encoding TetR/AcrR family transcriptional regulator, yielding MSDKKAQTRERILQAASAALIQRGPAEPSVGEVMGAAGLTVGGFYAHFESKDALMLEAFTQLLARRRASIDDMDTQLTGEERRGLVAAFYLSRKHRDSTAQACPIPATVGEMARLPDAFREALNEHVELMAAQLAASPEDTDKALADMALMIGGLALARALGPGELSDRVLRASKSAVR
- the gltX gene encoding glutamate--tRNA ligase, which translates into the protein MTTVRTRIAPSPTGDPHVGTAYIALFNYCFAKQHGGEFILRIEDTDQLRSTRESEQQIFDALRWLGITWAEGPDVGGPHGPYRQSERSDIYKQYTQQLVDMGHAFPCFCTAEELDQMRAEQQARGETPRYDGRALLLSKEEVAQRLAAGEPHVIRMKVPSEGVCVVPDMLRGDVEIPWDRMDMQVLMKTDGLPTYFLANVVDDHLMGITHVLRGEEWLPSAPKLILLYEYFGWEQPQLCYMPLLRNPDKSKLSKRKNPTSVTFYERMGFMPEAMLNYLGRMGWSMPDEREKFSLQEMVDNFDLSRVSLGGPIFDIEKLSWLNGQWLRDLPVDEFATRLQQWALNPEYMMKIAPLVQGRVETFSQVAPLASFFFAGGVNPDAKLFESKKLSGDQVRQLMQLILWKLESLRQWEKDAITATIQAVVESLELKLRDAMPLMFAAITGQASSVSVLDAMEILGPDLTRFRLRQALDLLGGVSKKENKEWEKLLGAIG